The Papaver somniferum cultivar HN1 chromosome 6, ASM357369v1, whole genome shotgun sequence genome segment TGCTTCTGCTACGTTACTTGCATACCATGACACCCTAATTCTGCAATCTGCATAGTGTATGATACAAGATTCGACGTGaggttttattaattctttaGCTTGACATCACTTTTCAATGGAATTTTCTAAACGCTCATTAGAAACCGAACGTTATGAGGCCATAAAGAAAGCCAGAGAAAGGTATTGGCGTCGTAAACGTGCTAAGGAGGAAGCGAAAAAGGATATTTGCACGTCTGTACAATTTTCTAAACGCTCATTTGAAACCATAGAAAGATATCCGGGCGGTCAACGTACTGAGGAGGAAGTGCAGGAGGATATTCGCACGTCTGTACTGAAAGTTGCGCGCATGCTTCGTCAGGCAAAACTTCCTGCCAATTTGCAAAGAAGACATGAAGGAAGAATGTTGGGGAGAGTCAGTCTGAGACAAAACAagtatcaaaaaacaaaaaaccggGAATCACAATTTCGAGGTGGGATCAGTCTAAGACAGAACATGAAGTCCATGCAAACGGGTAGGAGAAGAAGGTGGAGAGACCTTTATTGGCAACCTTGAAGTCCATGCAAACGGGTTCTTGTATTCAACCTCCAGCCCCAGTTTCTCGTTTTCTTTCTGGTACACAGATGTAAATAAAGCTTTCTTGCGGGTTGAAGACGAGAAGATGCCGCCTCTCTTGCACTTTCATTTGCGTGATCCCATCAAGGTGGGGACGGAAACGAGACAGAATATTCAATTCCGTTTGATGAAGAACGGATCTTATAATGATTCTGATAACATTGAGAAAGAGAAGCAACCCAGAGATACGGTTCGTGACGAAGAGTTAAAGAAGTTTGTCCACAATGTTCGACAAAAATTTAGATATGTACCTGTATTCCGTTGTTATCCATTTGGTGATGCTGAGATTCATAAGACGGATGAATTTCAAGGATATGTTCCCTCCAAGGCAGCACCAACCCGGTTCAGCCTGACTTTTTCTTCGCTACTTGGGCTAGTAGATGAACCATTCATTGTGGTCAACATGTATGAGGTAGAAATTGTTAATCTGATGCTTAAACCCGTGTCTAAACCTGTGGAAATGGATATGACTATCATTTTTCAGGAT includes the following:
- the LOC113290397 gene encoding FACT complex subunit SPT16-like, with the protein product MEFSKRSLETERYEAIKKARERYWRRKRAKEEAKKDICTSVQFSKRSFETIERYPGGQRTEEEVQEDIRTSVLKVARMLRQAKLPANLQRRHEGRMLGRVSLRQNKYQKTKNRESQFRGGISLRQNMKSMQTDVNKAFLRVEDEKMPPLLHFHLRDPIKVGTETRQNIQFRLMKNGSYNDSDNIEKEKQPRDTVRDEELKKFVHNVRQKFRYVPVFRCYPFGDAEIHKTDEFQGYVPSKAAPTRFSLTFSSLLGLVDEPFIVVNMYEVEIVNLMLKPVSKPVEMDMTIIFQDFKRDLVRINSIPIDRLDLIKDHCNLAKVKYYENFLDPDWGSIVKSIADSPRTFAVNGGWRFLEGLETINYYKYYDKEEKYTFVEDLE